A window of Rubricoccus marinus contains these coding sequences:
- a CDS encoding M16 family metallopeptidase produces MLHRLAVFATALTLAACSGGSHTAGGPEGAPPEANAPVERPAEASGADIYPFEAAVRDFPNGLRAVVVPTGLPDIVSVQIVMGTGSRDEVEPGRSGFAHFFEHMMFRGTETMSADAYQTALKQMGGDQNAYTSDDRTVYHTTLLAEDLDQMLAMEADRFQNLSYSEADFRTEALAVLGEYNKNVANPIQKLFEVQRKAAYRDHTYRHTTMGFLEDIEAMPEAYDYAQSFFDRFYRPENAVVLIAGDVAPEATFALIEKHFGAWERGYTPPNVPTERPLAGPLYEHVDWAGPTPPWVTVAFRGPAAYPTDDNAASGDMQALDVISSLGFGPSSPLYQRLVVEEQVADVLAASFPDSRDPGLLTVLARVTDPADAAYVRDEIQKELARLTVQPPEAAKLADLKSALTYGFAAGLDNTKAIADAIVPVLSVTRDPQTLNEIYRTYASITPEAVREVAARTFTDRNMVVVTLAQGALSPQAMAAGSVDTHVAEARRAYEGTQRGNRPPMASDMSGDSPRVPLAPGDPEAVRVLPQPSPSPLVSLRLQFASGAADDPEGKEGLAAITAQMITDAGSRTRYYSEIQQALFPLAAGIGAQVDKEVTTLAGTVHRDNLEAYWDVVGRMILEPGFRQEDFSRVKTQTLNAIRTGLRAGNDEELGKEVLYERLYAGHPYGHLNAGHAEAVDALTLDDVRRFYREHYTLDRLTLGVAGDISDADLSQIRANLAMLPASGAARAAVPDAPEASGGLAVTLVEKPDARAVAISMGHPIGVTREHPDFVALDLVRSWLGEHRNSSAHLFQRIREVRGMNYGDYAYIEYYPGGMFSTMPPAGLARSSQIFQVWIRPVPPEQAHFALRIAKYELDKLVADGLSQEDFENTRAFLSKYVALLVSTQGRRLGYTQDQTYYGLMDYVTWYRSELAALTLADVNRAIREHITPDRMDVVMIAPNAGRLHDELILGTPSPMTYASEKSPEVLAEDAIIEVYDLDLAPGDVTVIPVENVFERPVFE; encoded by the coding sequence ACGGCCTGCGCGCCGTCGTTGTCCCGACCGGGCTGCCCGATATCGTCTCCGTTCAGATCGTGATGGGGACGGGCTCGCGAGACGAAGTGGAGCCCGGCCGCTCCGGCTTCGCGCACTTTTTCGAGCACATGATGTTCAGGGGCACGGAGACGATGAGCGCCGACGCGTACCAGACGGCGCTCAAGCAGATGGGCGGTGATCAGAACGCGTACACGTCCGACGACCGCACGGTCTACCACACGACGCTCCTGGCCGAGGATTTAGACCAGATGCTCGCGATGGAGGCCGACCGCTTCCAAAACCTCTCGTACTCCGAAGCTGACTTCCGGACCGAGGCGCTGGCGGTCTTGGGGGAGTACAACAAGAACGTCGCCAACCCCATCCAGAAGCTGTTCGAGGTGCAGCGCAAGGCGGCGTACCGGGACCACACGTACCGCCACACCACGATGGGCTTCCTCGAAGACATCGAGGCGATGCCTGAGGCCTACGACTACGCGCAGTCCTTTTTCGACCGCTTCTACCGCCCCGAGAACGCCGTCGTGCTCATCGCCGGTGACGTAGCGCCAGAGGCCACGTTTGCGCTGATCGAGAAGCATTTCGGCGCCTGGGAGCGCGGCTACACGCCGCCCAACGTGCCGACGGAGCGGCCTCTGGCGGGACCGCTCTACGAGCACGTGGACTGGGCCGGCCCGACGCCGCCGTGGGTGACGGTCGCCTTCCGCGGCCCGGCCGCCTACCCGACGGACGACAACGCGGCCTCTGGCGACATGCAGGCGCTCGATGTGATCTCCAGCCTCGGCTTCGGCCCGAGCAGCCCGCTCTACCAGCGCCTCGTGGTGGAGGAACAAGTGGCCGACGTGCTCGCCGCCTCGTTCCCGGATTCCCGCGATCCCGGCCTGCTCACGGTTCTCGCCCGCGTGACCGATCCCGCCGACGCCGCCTACGTGCGCGACGAGATCCAGAAGGAACTCGCGCGCCTCACGGTCCAGCCGCCAGAGGCTGCGAAGCTCGCGGACCTCAAGAGCGCTCTTACCTACGGCTTCGCCGCGGGGCTGGACAACACCAAGGCCATCGCAGACGCCATCGTGCCGGTCCTCTCGGTCACGCGCGATCCGCAGACGCTCAACGAGATCTACCGCACCTACGCCTCTATCACGCCAGAGGCCGTCCGCGAGGTGGCCGCCCGCACGTTTACCGACCGCAACATGGTCGTCGTCACGCTCGCGCAGGGCGCGCTCTCGCCCCAGGCGATGGCGGCGGGCAGCGTGGACACGCACGTGGCCGAGGCACGACGGGCGTACGAGGGCACGCAGCGCGGCAACCGGCCGCCGATGGCGAGCGACATGAGTGGGGACAGCCCGCGGGTGCCTCTGGCGCCCGGCGACCCCGAGGCCGTCCGCGTGCTGCCCCAGCCGAGCCCCAGTCCGCTCGTCTCGCTCCGCCTCCAGTTCGCCTCTGGCGCCGCGGACGATCCCGAGGGGAAGGAAGGGCTTGCCGCGATTACCGCGCAGATGATCACCGACGCCGGGAGCCGTACGCGGTACTATTCCGAGATCCAGCAAGCCCTGTTTCCGCTCGCAGCTGGGATCGGCGCACAGGTGGATAAGGAGGTGACGACGCTCGCCGGGACGGTCCACCGCGACAACCTGGAGGCGTACTGGGACGTGGTCGGCCGTATGATTCTGGAGCCGGGCTTCCGCCAGGAGGACTTCTCGCGCGTCAAGACGCAGACACTCAACGCGATCCGCACCGGCCTCCGCGCCGGGAACGACGAGGAACTGGGCAAAGAGGTGCTCTACGAACGTCTCTACGCCGGGCACCCCTACGGTCACCTCAACGCGGGCCACGCCGAAGCCGTCGACGCGCTCACCCTGGATGACGTGCGCCGCTTCTACCGCGAGCACTACACGTTGGACCGCCTCACGCTCGGCGTGGCGGGCGACATCTCGGACGCGGACCTCTCACAGATCCGCGCGAACCTCGCCATGCTTCCCGCCTCTGGCGCCGCGAGGGCGGCCGTACCCGACGCGCCAGAGGCCTCTGGCGGCCTCGCCGTGACGCTCGTCGAGAAGCCCGACGCGCGCGCCGTTGCGATCTCGATGGGCCACCCCATTGGAGTGACGCGCGAGCATCCTGACTTTGTCGCGCTGGACCTTGTGCGGTCGTGGCTGGGCGAGCACCGGAACTCCTCGGCGCACCTGTTTCAGCGCATCCGCGAGGTCCGAGGGATGAACTACGGGGACTACGCCTACATCGAGTACTACCCCGGTGGCATGTTCTCCACGATGCCGCCTGCTGGCCTCGCGCGAAGCTCACAGATCTTCCAGGTCTGGATCCGCCCCGTCCCGCCGGAGCAGGCGCACTTCGCGCTCCGCATCGCGAAGTACGAACTCGACAAGCTGGTGGCGGACGGCCTGAGCCAAGAGGACTTCGAGAACACCCGAGCCTTCCTGTCCAAGTACGTCGCGCTCCTCGTGAGCACGCAAGGCCGCCGTCTGGGGTACACGCAGGACCAGACCTACTACGGGTTGATGGACTACGTGACGTGGTACCGTTCCGAACTCGCGGCGCTCACGCTGGCCGACGTGAATCGCGCCATCCGCGAGCACATCACGCCGGACCGGATGGATGTGGTCATGATCGCGCCCAACGCGGGCCGGCTCCATGACGAACTCATTCTCGGCACGCCGAGCCCGATGACGTACGCTTCGGAAAAATCGCCCGAGGTGCTGGCCGAGGACGCCATCATCGAGGTGTACGATCTCGACCTCGCGCCGGGCGACGTGACCGTAATCCCGGTCGAGAACGTGTTCGAGCGGCCGGTCTTCGAGTAA
- a CDS encoding NAD(P)H-binding protein, with protein MPDRTASGRSLLLLGASGLVGGHVLRHAAHDPAWGRVVTLGRRPMPLASGTHEHHVVDFRDLDAHADLFGCDAVACCLGTTIKTAGSQEAFRFVDYDLPLAAARLAHTRGARAYGLVSAYGADADSRIFYNRTKGEAEDAVRAVGFEHVVLMRPSLLTGDRDEDRTGEKIGEALLRVFNPVLIGPLRPLRPTPAEDVAVVLTATLASATASGVEIVEPVEIRARATELQSASNA; from the coding sequence ATGCCCGACCGCACCGCCTCCGGCCGCTCTCTCCTGCTCCTCGGCGCCAGCGGCCTCGTCGGCGGCCACGTGCTCCGCCACGCGGCGCACGACCCGGCGTGGGGCCGCGTCGTCACGCTGGGCCGGCGCCCGATGCCTCTGGCGTCCGGGACGCACGAGCACCACGTCGTGGACTTCCGCGATCTGGACGCGCACGCCGACCTCTTCGGCTGCGACGCCGTCGCGTGCTGCCTCGGCACGACGATCAAGACGGCGGGCTCGCAAGAGGCCTTTCGGTTCGTGGACTACGACCTGCCTCTGGCGGCGGCGCGGCTCGCGCACACCAGAGGCGCCCGCGCCTATGGGCTCGTGAGCGCGTACGGCGCCGATGCCGACTCGCGGATCTTCTACAACCGCACCAAGGGCGAGGCCGAGGACGCGGTCCGCGCGGTTGGCTTCGAGCACGTCGTTCTGATGCGGCCGTCCCTGCTCACCGGCGACCGCGACGAAGACCGGACCGGCGAGAAGATCGGCGAGGCGTTGCTGAGGGTCTTCAACCCCGTTCTGATTGGCCCGTTGCGCCCGCTTCGCCCCACGCCCGCCGAGGACGTAGCCGTGGTGCTCACCGCGACTCTTGCGTCGGCTACGGCCTCTGGCGTCGAAATCGTGGAGCCCGTGGAGATCCGCGCACGCGCGACGGAACTGCAAAGCGCCAGCAACGCGTAA
- a CDS encoding MOSC domain-containing protein, producing MLNWGMSGHVRSIYIAPEAGAPVRRVERVRAVAGRGLEGDRYWAGVGSFSRWPGPVREVTLIAQEALDEAAGAFGVAVGEGEHRRNLVTEGIDLGSLLKQRFSVGPVQMEGLRICAPCKYLIRVTGQDRIFDALVRRGGLRARVLSSGEIREGDTVVPLAPEAERFALP from the coding sequence ATGCTAAACTGGGGAATGAGCGGGCACGTCAGATCCATCTACATCGCGCCAGAGGCCGGGGCTCCCGTGCGCCGCGTTGAGCGTGTGCGCGCCGTCGCGGGCCGAGGGCTGGAGGGCGACCGCTACTGGGCGGGCGTCGGTTCGTTTAGCCGGTGGCCGGGGCCAGTCCGCGAGGTGACCCTTATCGCGCAAGAGGCGCTGGACGAGGCCGCTGGCGCGTTCGGCGTGGCCGTCGGGGAAGGCGAGCATCGGCGCAACCTCGTGACCGAGGGCATAGACCTGGGTTCTCTGCTCAAACAACGGTTCAGCGTCGGGCCGGTGCAGATGGAGGGGCTGAGGATCTGCGCCCCGTGCAAGTACCTCATCCGCGTGACGGGGCAGGACCGCATCTTCGACGCCCTCGTGCGGCGCGGCGGTCTGCGCGCGCGCGTTCTCAGCAGCGGAGAGATCCGCGAGGGCGACACGGTGGTGCCTCTGGCGCCAGAGGCCGAGCGGTTCGCGCTGCCTTAG
- a CDS encoding NifU N-terminal domain-containing protein, which produces MTINARPTPNPNSLKFEVSGATLTEERQLAFHSLREAASDELGHLLFALRGVESLLITPQWVTVTKQAAADWDLLSEGVEQVLKEHLG; this is translated from the coding sequence ATGACGATCAACGCACGCCCGACGCCGAACCCTAACAGCCTCAAGTTCGAGGTCAGTGGTGCCACCCTTACCGAGGAGCGTCAACTCGCCTTTCACTCGTTGCGTGAGGCCGCGAGCGACGAGTTGGGGCACCTCCTGTTCGCCCTCCGCGGCGTCGAAAGTCTGTTGATCACGCCGCAATGGGTTACGGTGACCAAACAGGCCGCCGCCGATTGGGACCTGCTCTCTGAGGGTGTGGAACAGGTACTCAAGGAGCACCTGGGCTAA
- a CDS encoding phage holin family protein: MPTAPPRGRNLPARRTIPPVLDPAATPVPESHQLAPHQTKIERIGDHVAALSADLREYVELRIALVQRKVEGVIGIVERLQHYADAAKFFVPAVVLALVGALFVLLTIAFGIGALLDSVWLGFLITTLVLLAVAGVLAWMGMRKVKEAQAKVVEAKRKQQDERNITREQVQDTERLKARQSVV; the protein is encoded by the coding sequence ATGCCGACCGCTCCGCCTCGCGGCCGCAACCTCCCCGCCCGCCGCACGATTCCGCCCGTCCTGGATCCTGCGGCTACGCCCGTCCCGGAGTCGCACCAACTCGCACCGCACCAGACCAAGATTGAGCGCATCGGCGACCACGTTGCGGCGCTTTCGGCAGACCTGCGCGAGTACGTAGAGCTCCGGATCGCCCTCGTGCAGCGCAAGGTCGAAGGCGTGATCGGCATCGTCGAGCGGCTTCAGCATTACGCCGACGCCGCGAAGTTCTTCGTGCCCGCGGTCGTGCTCGCGCTTGTCGGGGCTCTGTTCGTGCTCCTCACAATTGCGTTTGGAATCGGCGCCCTTCTCGACAGCGTTTGGCTCGGCTTCCTCATCACGACCCTTGTGCTCCTCGCGGTTGCGGGTGTACTGGCATGGATGGGAATGCGGAAGGTGAAAGAGGCGCAGGCAAAGGTGGTTGAAGCCAAGCGCAAGCAGCAGGACGAGCGCAACATCACTCGCGAACAGGTACAGGACACCGAGCGCCTCAAGGCTCGTCAGTCCGTCGTCTAA
- a CDS encoding DUF4398 domain-containing protein, with translation MPFLRRAAVLGIAVLLSGCGGSDRATVRTQDAEAGLRTARESVRDAERNGADQFAKDPLDVARTRLDRAESALTAGNTELSLRLAREADVTAELAEVSAQTTKAKAAATELRATIQLLREEIRRLQAE, from the coding sequence ATGCCCTTCCTCCGTCGCGCGGCCGTCCTCGGGATCGCCGTGCTTCTCTCCGGTTGCGGCGGCTCCGACCGCGCAACCGTCCGCACCCAAGACGCCGAAGCCGGGCTGCGTACCGCGCGCGAGTCCGTCCGAGATGCTGAGCGCAACGGCGCCGACCAGTTCGCCAAGGACCCTCTGGACGTGGCACGGACCCGGTTGGATCGCGCTGAGTCCGCCCTGACAGCCGGCAACACCGAGCTGTCCCTGCGCCTCGCGCGAGAGGCCGACGTGACCGCCGAACTCGCCGAGGTCTCGGCTCAGACCACCAAGGCAAAGGCCGCTGCGACTGAGCTCCGAGCCACGATCCAACTCCTCCGCGAAGAAATCCGCCGCCTCCAGGCCGAGTAG
- a CDS encoding OmpA family protein produces MTRLSLLALALALAACSGPPPANPALDEARDMYAAAAAQPAVTAAAADYLDEAEAQISTAEALRLDKEEPALVDHHAFLASQLVKTAVLQTERVAAEAEIAAAEAERRTVQLEVRTAEADAARRRAEAAQREAATERAAAEAERRRAEEAQRQAAEQRSAAEDANRRAAEERAAAEAAQRDAERARQEAAAALARAQELASRISELEAAQTERGLVLTLGDVLFDVGKAELKPGSYRAVEQLVQFLNEYPQRRVLIEGFTDSSGSDDTNLALSQRRADAVQRALVERGIAANRVATRGYGEAFPRATNDNPAGRQLNRRVEVIISGDDGRIPERTQ; encoded by the coding sequence ATGACTCGACTCTCCCTACTGGCTCTGGCGCTGGCGCTTGCGGCCTGCTCCGGGCCGCCGCCCGCCAACCCTGCGCTCGATGAGGCGCGGGACATGTACGCCGCCGCCGCCGCGCAGCCGGCCGTGACCGCCGCCGCTGCGGATTACCTCGACGAGGCCGAAGCGCAGATCTCCACCGCCGAAGCGCTCCGGCTCGACAAAGAGGAGCCCGCGCTTGTGGACCACCACGCCTTTCTCGCGAGCCAACTCGTAAAAACGGCCGTTCTCCAAACCGAGCGCGTGGCTGCCGAAGCGGAGATCGCTGCCGCCGAGGCTGAGCGCCGTACGGTGCAGCTGGAGGTCCGCACCGCTGAGGCCGACGCGGCACGTCGGCGTGCCGAGGCCGCGCAGCGGGAGGCAGCCACGGAACGCGCCGCCGCCGAAGCCGAGCGCCGCCGTGCCGAGGAGGCGCAGCGCCAAGCGGCCGAGCAGCGTTCTGCTGCCGAGGACGCAAATCGCAGGGCTGCTGAGGAGCGCGCCGCCGCCGAAGCCGCGCAGCGCGATGCCGAGCGCGCACGCCAGGAGGCTGCCGCGGCTCTCGCGCGGGCTCAGGAGCTCGCCTCGCGGATCTCCGAGCTTGAAGCCGCCCAGACCGAGCGCGGCCTCGTGCTCACACTCGGTGACGTGCTCTTCGACGTGGGCAAAGCCGAGCTCAAGCCCGGCAGCTACCGCGCCGTCGAACAGCTCGTGCAGTTTCTCAACGAGTACCCGCAGCGCCGCGTCCTGATCGAAGGCTTCACGGACAGCTCCGGCAGCGACGACACGAACCTCGCGCTCTCGCAGCGCCGCGCCGACGCGGTCCAGCGGGCGCTCGTGGAGCGCGGCATCGCTGCCAACCGCGTCGCCACGCGTGGGTACGGCGAAGCGTTCCCCCGGGCCACCAACGACAACCCGGCTGGGCGTCAGCTCAACCGGCGCGTCGAGGTGATCATCTCGGGCGACGACGGACGCATCCCCGAGCGCACGCAGTAG
- a CDS encoding HAD family hydrolase, whose product MALDLTRVRALVFDVDGTLADTDDHLVQQLAQALDAVPGVSGRRAEQLARRVVMSAETPVNTAYGLLDKLGLDDEFSRIKGAVADAKSRLRDIRRQRESASTSRNAEAADHVPHSMVPGVKEMLHTLATHYPMCTVSTGHQERVDFFLEHYEVRRLFRAVVTAQTTPRMKPYPDPILYAAEAMVVPPEDVLVIGDTTVDMEAATAAGAQAIGVLCGFGTEAELRASGASLICETTSDVLSVLLPADDPLEGESAVPHKDGS is encoded by the coding sequence ATGGCCCTGGATCTCACGCGCGTCCGCGCCCTCGTGTTCGACGTCGACGGCACGCTTGCCGATACCGACGATCACCTCGTGCAGCAGCTTGCTCAGGCGTTGGACGCGGTCCCGGGCGTCTCCGGCCGCCGGGCGGAACAACTCGCGCGCCGCGTCGTCATGAGCGCCGAGACGCCGGTCAACACGGCGTATGGACTGCTAGACAAACTGGGCTTGGACGACGAGTTCTCGCGGATCAAGGGCGCCGTCGCGGACGCAAAAAGCCGACTGCGGGACATCCGCCGCCAGAGGGAGAGCGCGAGCACGAGCCGCAACGCGGAGGCTGCCGACCACGTCCCGCACAGCATGGTGCCGGGCGTGAAGGAGATGCTCCACACCCTGGCGACGCACTACCCAATGTGCACGGTCTCTACCGGCCATCAGGAGCGCGTGGACTTCTTTCTGGAGCACTACGAGGTGCGCCGCCTGTTTCGGGCCGTCGTAACTGCCCAAACCACGCCGCGCATGAAGCCATACCCAGACCCGATCCTGTACGCGGCCGAGGCGATGGTCGTCCCGCCAGAGGACGTACTCGTCATCGGGGACACGACGGTCGACATGGAGGCTGCGACCGCCGCCGGCGCGCAGGCGATCGGCGTTCTCTGCGGCTTCGGCACGGAAGCCGAACTCAGGGCCTCTGGCGCATCGCTGATCTGCGAGACGACCTCGGACGTGCTAAGCGTGCTGTTGCCTGCGGACGACCCTCTGGAGGGCGAGTCCGCCGTGCCGCACAAGGACGGCAGCTAG
- the purF gene encoding amidophosphoribosyltransferase: MDKARDYCGVVGVFNHPDAARLSYFALHALQHRGQESAGIVTSVYDEAKRRRVMPVHKDFGLVLDVFDDKSLFEDTLVGDSAIGHTRYSTSGSSTNPANVQPFVTHFQEGHLALAHNGNLSNARALREALTARGTLYTSSSDSELILHLAAQSEESGVVPRIIDALHQCEGAFSLVILTDETLIAVRDPNGFRPLALGRLPAAPGREHPGWIVASETCAFDIVGAEYVRDIEPGEILVIDRPGVERVGEGKTPEAVAGFGGVCMPRRHGVSQCVFEYVYFSRPDSLVFGAMVDKVRRRLGKRLAHDAPVPLVKKGEGKRPLVMAVPDSSNTAAIGYVSESNKMGRRCKLDIGLIRNHYVGRTFIAPGQSSREQKVRTKFNTVRGVLKDRIVVMVDDSVVRGTTARQLVKMVREAGAKEVHFRVSSPPVANPCFYGMDFPSREELAVNAHGSVEEIAEWLGVDSLGYLTVDGMMDAVETAHESRDRYCHACFSGEYPVPVETGVVKEENDW, encoded by the coding sequence GTGGATAAGGCGCGTGACTATTGCGGAGTCGTCGGAGTGTTCAACCACCCGGACGCCGCTCGGCTCTCCTACTTCGCCCTGCACGCGTTGCAGCACCGTGGGCAGGAGTCCGCGGGGATCGTAACAAGCGTGTACGACGAGGCCAAGCGCCGGCGTGTGATGCCGGTGCACAAGGACTTCGGACTCGTCCTGGACGTGTTCGACGACAAAAGCCTGTTCGAGGACACGCTCGTTGGCGACTCCGCCATCGGGCACACGCGGTACTCCACGTCGGGGAGTTCGACGAACCCTGCCAACGTGCAGCCCTTTGTGACGCACTTTCAGGAGGGCCACCTCGCGCTGGCGCACAACGGAAACCTGAGCAACGCCCGCGCGCTCCGCGAGGCGCTCACCGCCAGAGGCACGCTCTACACCTCGTCCTCGGACTCGGAGTTGATCCTCCACCTCGCGGCGCAGAGCGAGGAAAGCGGCGTCGTGCCACGCATCATCGACGCCCTGCACCAGTGCGAGGGCGCCTTCTCGCTCGTCATCCTGACCGACGAGACGCTGATCGCTGTGCGCGACCCCAACGGCTTCCGGCCTCTGGCGCTTGGCCGGCTCCCGGCTGCACCGGGCCGCGAGCACCCGGGCTGGATCGTGGCGAGCGAGACCTGCGCGTTCGACATCGTCGGCGCGGAGTACGTGCGGGACATCGAGCCCGGCGAGATCCTCGTCATCGATCGGCCGGGCGTGGAGCGCGTGGGCGAAGGCAAGACGCCAGAGGCCGTCGCGGGGTTTGGCGGCGTGTGCATGCCGCGGCGTCACGGCGTGAGCCAGTGCGTGTTCGAGTACGTGTACTTCTCGCGTCCGGACTCGCTCGTTTTCGGCGCCATGGTGGACAAGGTGAGGCGCCGGCTGGGCAAGCGGCTGGCGCACGACGCCCCGGTCCCGCTCGTCAAAAAAGGCGAGGGCAAGCGGCCTCTCGTGATGGCCGTTCCGGACTCCTCCAACACGGCGGCGATCGGCTACGTCTCGGAGTCCAACAAGATGGGACGCCGGTGCAAGCTGGACATCGGCCTGATCCGCAATCACTACGTCGGGCGCACCTTTATCGCGCCGGGCCAGAGCAGCCGCGAGCAGAAGGTCCGGACCAAGTTCAACACCGTCCGCGGCGTGCTGAAAGACCGCATCGTCGTCATGGTGGACGATTCGGTCGTGCGTGGGACGACGGCGCGGCAGCTCGTCAAAATGGTCCGGGAGGCGGGCGCGAAGGAGGTCCACTTTCGGGTGTCCAGCCCGCCGGTCGCCAACCCGTGCTTTTACGGGATGGACTTCCCGAGCCGGGAGGAGTTGGCTGTCAACGCGCACGGCTCAGTCGAGGAGATCGCGGAGTGGCTCGGCGTGGATTCGCTGGGCTACCTCACCGTGGACGGCATGATGGATGCTGTGGAAACCGCGCACGAGAGCCGAGACCGCTACTGCCACGCCTGCTTCTCTGGCGAATACCCCGTCCCCGTGGAAACGGGCGTTGTCAAAGAAGAGAACGATTGGTAG
- a CDS encoding alpha/beta hydrolase family protein, protein MLNRFLLLVCLFFASAAAAQDLSGSWRGPLVTPGGTLTLVLHLTPEASGGYTAAVDSPDQGVRGLGATATATGDTLTVTVGAVGARYVATASGDTMTGTFSQGGGSFPLTLTRGDAPEAAVVDPSATLAPLVGEWNGVLGGALPLVLTLSPGTSPDTLLATLDSPSQEAFGIPTAGAWIESGRLQVSIPVISGGYTAEIRGDSLVGTWDQGFAQPLTLTRASGDRSEVRAPNRPQTPVGPFPYREESLSVVSTPEVTLAGTLTIPEGSGPFRAVVLVSGSGPQDRDETILGHKAFALWADRLAREGVATYRYDDRGTAESTGEWDRATIADFSADTAAAVRALIAREDIASVGVMGHSEGGYVAPRVASLVPETEFVVLLAGPGVHGRDVYVEQQRIIAESQGTPSEVASLYADVVRTLIEPFTRADDATPLADRRARGEAAARARLAEAPEATRLALLQGQDPTATFTALLDFVSTPGIGSFLAFDPAEDLRALRVPALAVFGGKDMQVPPSQSAGPMEQALAASQSPTHAVVTFAGVNHLFQPSETGRVEEYGRIETTIDDEVLGFVTRWISGLDA, encoded by the coding sequence GTGCTGAACCGTTTTCTCCTTCTCGTTTGCCTGTTCTTTGCCTCCGCTGCCGCTGCCCAAGACCTCTCCGGGAGTTGGAGGGGTCCGCTCGTCACACCTGGCGGGACCCTCACCCTCGTCCTTCACCTCACGCCAGAGGCCTCTGGCGGCTACACCGCCGCCGTTGACAGTCCGGACCAGGGTGTTCGCGGTCTGGGGGCTACGGCCACGGCCACGGGCGACACTTTGACCGTTACGGTTGGCGCCGTGGGTGCGCGCTACGTCGCCACGGCCTCTGGCGACACGATGACCGGCACCTTCTCACAAGGAGGCGGATCGTTCCCGCTAACGCTTACGCGTGGCGACGCGCCAGAGGCCGCCGTGGTGGATCCTTCTGCCACGCTCGCGCCGCTTGTCGGAGAGTGGAACGGTGTGCTGGGTGGCGCGCTGCCGCTCGTCCTCACGCTCTCGCCCGGCACCTCGCCCGACACGCTCCTCGCCACTCTGGACAGCCCCTCGCAAGAGGCCTTCGGCATTCCCACAGCCGGCGCGTGGATCGAGAGCGGGCGGCTGCAGGTCAGCATCCCTGTCATCTCCGGTGGCTACACCGCCGAGATCCGCGGCGACTCGCTCGTCGGCACGTGGGACCAGGGCTTCGCGCAGCCGCTCACGCTGACGCGGGCCTCTGGCGACCGCTCCGAGGTGCGCGCGCCGAACCGCCCGCAGACGCCCGTAGGCCCGTTCCCCTACCGCGAGGAGAGCCTGAGCGTGGTCTCCACGCCAGAGGTCACGCTTGCGGGGACGCTCACGATTCCCGAGGGAAGCGGTCCGTTCCGCGCCGTCGTGCTCGTCAGCGGCTCCGGGCCGCAGGACCGCGACGAGACGATTCTGGGGCACAAGGCCTTCGCTCTCTGGGCCGACCGCCTCGCGCGCGAGGGCGTGGCGACGTACCGCTACGATGACCGCGGCACGGCCGAAAGCACAGGCGAGTGGGATCGCGCCACGATCGCGGACTTCTCGGCCGACACCGCAGCCGCCGTTCGCGCACTGATCGCGCGAGAGGACATCGCGAGCGTGGGCGTGATGGGCCACAGCGAAGGCGGGTATGTGGCGCCGCGCGTGGCCTCGCTGGTGCCCGAGACCGAGTTCGTCGTGCTCTTGGCCGGTCCCGGCGTGCACGGGCGCGACGTGTACGTAGAGCAGCAGCGGATCATCGCCGAGTCCCAGGGCACGCCTTCGGAGGTCGCGTCGCTCTACGCCGACGTAGTCCGAACGCTTATCGAACCGTTTACGCGCGCCGACGACGCGACGCCTCTGGCGGACCGCCGCGCCCGCGGCGAGGCGGCGGCAAGGGCGCGGCTTGCCGAGGCGCCAGAGGCCACCCGCCTTGCCCTTCTACAGGGACAGGACCCAACCGCGACTTTTACGGCGCTGTTGGACTTCGTCTCCACGCCCGGAATCGGCTCGTTCCTCGCGTTCGACCCTGCCGAGGACTTGCGGGCGCTTCGCGTCCCGGCGCTCGCGGTGTTCGGCGGCAAAGACATGCAGGTCCCTCCATCCCAAAGCGCGGGGCCGATGGAGCAAGCGCTGGCCGCATCGCAGAGCCCGACGCACGCCGTTGTGACGTTTGCGGGGGTGAACCACCTCTTCCAGCCTTCGGAGACGGGCCGCGTGGAAGAGTACGGGCGTATCGAGACCACCATCGACGACGAAGTGCTCGGGTTCGTTACCCGCTGGATCTCCGGTCTGGACGCATAA